DNA sequence from the Ctenopharyngodon idella isolate HZGC_01 chromosome 14, HZGC01, whole genome shotgun sequence genome:
taagacaacatctgtattgtAAACCATGTTGCCATTTTTGTAGTTGTTTTTGACATATGCCTACCAATGCAACGTCactgccatagaaaccaatgcagatattccggaAAACAAACGAGAGGCATGGACACACAAATTGGATCTGAACAGCTGAGATACACAATGTGGATGTCgataattttagatcagattccaatcgaaTACACAAGTAATCGGATCTGgattgacagtgtgaacgtagcctatCTGTCCAGAATGTGCACCAAATACGTGATTGTTCTGGATATGTTGGAAAATGCCGTTTTCGTTCTCTTCTTTTCCTGCTCCCTCGTAAGCCACATAACATGGATTTGTTCACAATGTTTGTGCACTGCACTCAGATGTAGAGTGTGGTAAAACAAGTTGTGAGGGTTTCATCGAAATCTGAATACAGTTACAGAAGATAAATTTGAAACGCATATTAATACTAGATGTAAACAGCAATGATCTGATCacttaaaacactaaaaatggcCTTGCATTCtcttttataaactaaaatgaagTTTGAAGGTTGAAGCTCTATTGTTACACTAACCAGATACATGATTTTATCAAGAAGAAGCAATAAGGGCAAACATTACGAATTGTCTAATTTCAACTGTCAGTTGTGTGAGTTCTGAGTTTTTCCGTCCCTCTAAGCAGTGGGATATACAGTAACTAGATCATGTCCCTCAGGCGGGGTCATTCGCATTCGAGCGTGGCCTTCACAGTACATCTGTCCCTCCACAAAGAAGTAGCCCTTCTGCTTCAAGTTCACACCACAGTCTGAGCACACGAAACAGGCTGGATGGCGGTACTTGTCCCGAGCTTTCACAACCGGTCCTCTGTAAGCCAGTTGTagaaaagtttaatttaatgaaGTTGTTAAAATGCATGAACACAATTCAGTGTAGAACAGTTTTGTAATATATTCTCAAAGAAGACACCATTTGTGTGGTCTCATGCTGAATGCTGTACTCACACAATGCCGGTGCCACATTTATCACAGAGAGGCAGCTTCTGCAGTGAGGATGTGGCCGCTTGTGGTTTTGTCACTGGGGCTTTTACACTTCTAGTCACCATGGGCCTTGAGCCTGTCAgaagaataaaagaaaagagTTTCAGATCCACTTTGGGAATGTAAAATTCTCCCTCATATAAACTTATCTAAATCCAGGCCATTGAAAGAACAGCAGGCTCTGACTGACGTCATTAGCAGAATTGCTAAGGGATATTGAAGGCCGCTTAAGTCAAATTGAGCCTGAAAAACTATTACTCCTCAAGTGCATTTCAACTTTGATGTCTTCATCAGTGCTGCTAGCTGTAATTTCTGTCTTATGAATTCAACATTGCCCCATTCTAAAGACTCGGATGGTGTTGTAATAAAGGCAGCTCACCATCACTCTCAACATAGTCTTGCAGGGCCTTAAATGATCCGGACTGACGTGGTTCATGTGGCTGCTCGTGATCTTCTTGGAGCATACGGTACACATGGGAGTCTTCAATGGACGTCAGGGGTTTAGGGCTGAAAATAGATAAAAGGCAGAAGCACATAGCGTTTGTCCATTAAGTGAAAATTACCAATCTATGTTATATAAATGTTTGGCAGAACACATTATGAATATTACACACTGGTTAAGAAAACTGTTTGATGCACAGAAAAGAATTTCATTGGTATAAAAAGAATGTCCTGGACTCAAAACAAGTTAGCATAAACATGCTGTTGATTactacagaaaataattttgtcttTGACCTCTGTTGTCTGTGGGACAAGGCGTTACAGagggtttaaagggatagttcacccaaaaatgaaaattctgtcatcattttctcaccctcaagttgttccaaaaatgaatttctttactCTGCTGTACAcagaaaaagatattttgaagaatatttgtaaccaaacagttgatggctgattgacttccatagtatggaaaaaaaatactatggaagtcaatggggcccatcaactgtttgaaattcatacaggtttggaacaacgtgagggtgagtaaatgacaaaattttcatttttgggtgtactataCCTTTAACAGCAATACCCGcaaagttcatatttttgttcttccatacaaaaaaaaaaacgtgtcgtTTAAATTGtctctaatgttttttttttcattaaacgttaataaacattataatttatgacttcccaggtgaaaaaaatgtacactaccataacgtaatgtatttagttaccacttgaaGTACACTTGAACCTGTGTATTAAAAGAAAGTGTATGAAAGAATGGGttcaagtggtaactaaatacattttttaatacagagattatatgttaaaagcacattttagttcatattcatggtttCTCCAAATAGCACAGTtaagtacacttagatgttcttaagattatcttaagaagtactaaagaagaatttttagtatattaagtacaaaattagtgcacgaaaatagagcactttaagtacattatggaagtgtacctTTTTTTTCACCGGGGTTGCACCGTATACTTTCATAACTGTAAACACAAGATTTTCCTTTTCTTCCCATCTGTAGGAACCCTGTTAACCTGTTTCTTTAATGCTTTATCAGCACAAGCTGGTAGATTTGTATGGTGATGTAAAGCAAGCTTGATGTAAACAAAGCTCTGGTTACCTGGGCGATGCCTGCCTGACTACAGTGGACATCTGAGCCTGCTGCATTGTATTTGAAACATTGTCTGCTGAGTATAATGCAATAGGGGAGTTATACTGTGCAGAAGGAGCTGCCTTAGACCCAGCCGATGGGATGCCAGGCATCCTAGCTACATTTCCCACCAGCATCTGGGATGTACTGTCACTGGAGTTGTGTAAGGTCAGTGTATAATAGCCAGGTGAACCAAACCAGGAAGCAATCAAAGGGGACATAGAAAATgacaaacaagacagaaaaGAATGGTAGAAGTAGTTAGAGATGTACACAGCGCTTCAGTATATGCTACGCTTCTGCTATATAATACATCAGCAAGTTTGTTAAATAAGTTTAAAAACTTAAGAATTCTACTGTGATTATAACTACATGCAGGGTGCTTTTATCTAATGACCTCCTTTGGCTTGCAGTTGTGAAGGGCTTTGGTCTGACATTAAACTTGTGTTCGAAGTAATCAACGTCCTGTAAGACATAAGAGCGAAGATGTTAAGTTAGAGATGAAAGGAGCAAAAGTCCTCCAAGATCCAACACTGCAGGCCCAAATGTGCATATTTGTCTGCTGTAATGTACTAGTACTACAGCATTAAAAAGGGGGTTGCCCTTTCTTAACAtctttttattgtcattttcaaTCCAAATGCTTATATTCGGGCTGCAGGAAGTCTTGTGAGGACTTCTGGCATGTGTTAGTGGTAAGTAGGCAGCCGGTCTACAGCAAGCAGAGGGAAGTATCTTAGTCCAT
Encoded proteins:
- the pdlim3b gene encoding PDZ and LIM domain protein 3b isoform X1, producing MPQNVVLDGPAPWGFRLSGGKDFNQPLTITRVTPGSKASRVNLCPGDIILAIQGVSTDGMTHAEAQNKIKDSTNQLFLKIERPETKMWSPQVIEEGKVNPFKINLEAEKQEYKPIGTGHNRRAQPFVAAASLDDKTQVVSSAYNTPIGLYSQDNIQDALQGQIRGLVHEKPEGDSTSQMLVGNVARMPGIPSAGSKAAPSAQYNSPIALYSADNVSNTMQQAQMSTVVRQASPSPKPLTSIEDSHVYRMLQEDHEQPHEPRQSGSFKALQDYVESDGSRPMVTRSVKAPVTKPQAATSSLQKLPLCDKCGTGIVGPVVKARDKYRHPACFVCSDCGVNLKQKGYFFVEGQMYCEGHARMRMTPPEGHDLVTVYPTA
- the pdlim3b gene encoding PDZ and LIM domain protein 3b isoform X2 produces the protein MPQNVVLDGPAPWGFRLSGGKDFNQPLTITRVTPGSKASRVNLCPGDIILAIQGVSTDGMTHAEAQNKIKDSTNQLFLKIERPETKMWSPQVIEEGKVNPFKINLEAEKQDVDYFEHKFNVRPKPFTTASQRSDSTSQMLVGNVARMPGIPSAGSKAAPSAQYNSPIALYSADNVSNTMQQAQMSTVVRQASPSPKPLTSIEDSHVYRMLQEDHEQPHEPRQSGSFKALQDYVESDGSRPMVTRSVKAPVTKPQAATSSLQKLPLCDKCGTGIVGPVVKARDKYRHPACFVCSDCGVNLKQKGYFFVEGQMYCEGHARMRMTPPEGHDLVTVYPTA